Proteins co-encoded in one Gossypium arboreum isolate Shixiya-1 chromosome 11, ASM2569848v2, whole genome shotgun sequence genomic window:
- the LOC108449967 gene encoding probable indole-3-acetic acid-amido synthetase GH3.1 — MFMAVESTLPTPFRTPASDKDAKALQFIEEMTKNVDSVQERVLREILSRNAETEYLKRFILNGATDRETFKSRIPVVTYEDIQPEIQRIANGDKSPIFSAHPISEFLTSSGTSAGERKLMPTIHEELDRRQLLYSLLMPVMNLYVPGLDKGKGLYFLFVKAETKTPGGLLARPVLTSYYNSDHFKTRPYDPFNVYTSPNEAILCVDSFQSMYAQMLCGLIMRNEVLRVGAVFASGLLRAIHFLQNNWKQLAHDIATGTLNPKITDAPVRECMRKILKPNPELAQFVTMECYEENWECIIKRIWPRTKYLDVIVTGAMAQYIPTLEYYSGGLPMACTMYASSECYFGLNLNPMCKPSEVTYTIMPNMAYFEFLPHGSSTSCLVDLADVEVGKEYELILTTYAGLCRYRVGDILRVTGFHNAAPQFRFIRRKNVLLSIESDKTDEAELQNAIENASLLLKEFNTSVVEYTSYADTKQIPGHYVIYWELLVKDSANAPTDDVLNRCCLQMEESLNSVYRQSRVADNSIGPLEIRVVENGTFEELMDYAISRGASINQYKVPRCVSFTPIMELLNSRVVSKHFSPDLPHWTPERRR, encoded by the exons ATGTTCATGGCTGTTGAATCAACTCTCCCGACTCCATTCCGAACTCCGGCTTCCGATAAAGATGCGAAAGCTCTTCAATTCATTGAAGAGATGACAAAAAATGTCGATTCGGTTCAAGAAAGGGTTTTACGTGAGATCCTAAGCCGAAATGCCGAGACTGAGTATCTCAAACGGTTCATCCTTAATGGAGCTACGGACCGGGAAACATTCAAGTCTCGAATCCCTGTTGTCACTTATGAAGATATACAGCCTGAGATTCAACGCATCGCCAATGGTGATAAGTCCCCTATCTTTTCAGCTCATCCCATTTCAGAGTTTCTCACTAG TTCAGGGACTTCAGCTGGAGAAAGGAAGCTGATGCCAACAATTCATGAAGAGTTGGATCGTCGTCAACTCTTGTATAGCCTTCTTATGCCTGTAATGAACCT CTACGTTCCAGGATTGGACAAAGGGAAGGGTCTTTACTTCTTGTTTGTGAAAGCTGAAACAAAGACTCCTGGAGGGCTCTTGGCACGCCCAGTCCTCACAAGCTACTACAACAGCGACCACTTTAAGACTCGCCCATATGACCCTTTCAATGTTTACACTAGCCCCAACGAAGCCATCCTTTGCGTTGACTCTTTTCAAAGCATGTACGCCCAGATGCTTTGTGGCTTGATCATGAGGAACGAGGTCCTTCGTGTTGGTGCCGTTTTTGCCTCTGGCCTGCTTAGGGCCATTCATTTCCTTCAAAACAACTGGAAACAACTGGCTCATGACATCGCAACGggaaccttaaaccctaaaataaCCGATGCTCCGGTTCGAGAATGCATGAGAAAAATCTTGAAACCTAACCCAGAACTTGCCCAGTTCGTTACCATGGAATGTTATGAGGAGAATTGGGAATGTATCATCAAAAGAATTTGGCCCAGAACTAAGTACCTTGATGTTATCGTAACTGGAGCCATGGCTCAATATATCCCCACCCTTGAATATTACAGTGGTGGCTTGCCAATGGCTTGCACGATGTATGCTTCGTCAGAGTGTTATTTCGGTCTCAATCTCAACCCGATGTGCAAACCATCCGAAGTCACATACACTATCATGCCAAACATGGCGTACTTTGAGTTCTTGCCTCATGGATCATCCACTTCTTGCCTAGTTGATCTCGCCGATGTCGAAGTCGGCAAAGAATATGAGCTCATCCTCACCACTTATGCAGGATTGTGCCGCTACAGAGTCGGCGATATCCTTCGAGTCACCGGTTTTCACAACGCGGCCCCACAGTTTCGTTTCATTAGGAGAAAGAACGTTTTGTTGAGCATCGAGTCAGATAAAACGGATGAGGCTGAGTTACAAAACGCCATCGAAAACGCTTCTCTTTTGCTGAAGGAATTCAACACCAGCGTTGTTGAGTACACAAGCTACGCTGACACCAAACAAATACCGGGTCACTACGTTATTTACTGGGAATTACTCGTCAAAGACTCAGCTAATGCACCAACCGATGATGTTTTGAACCGATGCTGCTTACAAATGGAGGAATCCTTGAACTCAGTTTACCGTCAAAGCCGAGTTGCTGACAACTCAATCGGCCCCCTAGAGATAAGAGTAGTGGAAAACGGCACGTTTGAGGAGTTAATGGATTATGCAATTTCAAGGGGTGCCTCCATAAATCAATACAAAGTTCCAAGATGTGTAAGCTTCACTCCAATCATGGAACTTCTGAACTCAAGGGTGGTTTCTAAACATTTCAGTCCAGATTTACCGCACTGGACCCCAGAACGTCGTCGTTGA